From the genome of Methanothrix soehngenii GP6:
CTGTGACCCACTCTTCATTTATATTTATCATGATGCATCCTGCCAATCTCATCAGGGATTGATCACTCGGGAATGCTCCTACAGGTCTGCTTCTGCGCTTCAATTCCTTATTGATGCGCTCAATGATGTTTGTGGTTCGTATCCTCTTCCAATGGGCCTTCGGATACGCCTTATAATTCCATAGATCGAATCTGAACCTGTCGATTGTCTCTGCAGCAGGATCGTAACCTCTATCTCTCAGCTCCTTCGCCAGTTCTTGCATCTTTATCTCGTCATCAGATGCTTCTTTTAGCTTATCGGCGATCTCCTGTTTGTCCTTGTTGGGAATGCTCTCCAGGACCGCTCTTGAATGGTGAAAACGGCAATACTGCCAGGAGGCTCCCACAAAAGACAATTCCACTGCTTTTTGAATGCCCTTGTGTGCATCTGATATCACCAACTCGACGCCCTCTAATCCCCTATCCTTGAGGCTTCTGAATAGTGTCATCCAATAGCCACTGTCCTCCGATTCCGCTATGCTGGCGCCCAAGATCTCTCTGAGACCATCCTCGCGAACCCCCACTACAACCAGCAAAGCCCTGTTCTTGTATTGGGCACCGCATCTCACCTTGAAGTAGGTAGCGTCAACCAGCAGATAGCGAATCTTGACTTCAATTGGGCGCTTGAGGAACTCCTCCACTTTTTCGTCGAGAATCTTGCATAAACGAGAGACCTCAGACGCAGATAACCTGTTCAAACCGAAGTTTTCGACC
Proteins encoded in this window:
- a CDS encoding IS256-like element ISMco5 family transposase, translating into MKDPNSGLKQVITEFLNAVMLFEAYLQSGALPYERSPQRKAHRNGTRSRTLKTRVGELTLNKPQFREFPFESSVFERYCRVEQALLMTIAESYIQGVSTRKMEELVENFGLNRLSASEVSRLCKILDEKVEEFLKRPIEVKIRYLLVDATYFKVRCGAQYKNRALLVVVGVREDGLREILGASIAESEDSGYWMTLFRSLKDRGLEGVELVISDAHKGIQKAVELSFVGASWQYCRFHHSRAVLESIPNKDKQEIADKLKEASDDEIKMQELAKELRDRGYDPAAETIDRFRFDLWNYKAYPKAHWKRIRTTNIIERINKELKRRSRPVGAFPSDQSLMRLAGCIMININEEWVTGKKYLTMDV